ATTTTACTCACAAATAAGTGATCGCCAACCAGCAAAGTTTTTTCTAACGACGATGTGGGTATTTTATAGTTCTGGAACAAAAACAAGTTAATAAAATAAACGGCCACCAGGGCAAATATCAGTGCATCGGCCCACTCGATCCAGGCTTTTGGTTTTTTCCCATTCTTGGTTTCTTTCCAAAAACCCCAGGGTACTTTTTTTGAAATATACACGTCAAATATAACGGCCACGCCAAGGAGCAGCCAATAGTTACCCACCCAGATAACCCATAGTAAATACACAAGTGCCGCAATGGAAAACCTTACCCATGTAGCAACAGAAACTTTTGGCATAATTATTTTTTTAAAAATTAAAATTTAAGCATATCGCCCATGCCGAGCATACCTTTATTTTTTGCAGTAAATTCGGCTGCCAGCACAGCACCAAGGGCAAATCCTTGTCGCGATTTGGCACTGTGATATATTTTTAACTCATCCACTTCCGATTCATAAATTACCGAATGTATTCCGGGTACCTCCCCCTCTCTAAACGCTTCGATATAAATCTGATCTTCCTTGGAATTTCTATCCTCTGTCCAACTATTCTTATCCTTCAAATTATCTATGATACCTTGTGCCAGGGTAATGGCGGTACCGCTGGGGCTATCCAACTTATGAATATGATGCGTTTCTTCCATTCTCACCTTATAACCAGGCACACCATTCATTAATTGCGCCAGCTTTTTATTGATTTCGAAAAGAATATTTACACCAACGCTATAATTAGAGGCGTAAAAAAAGGTTTGTCCGTGGTTTTGACATTGATCTTCTATATAGTCGATTTTGTGGAGCCAGCCGGTAGTTCCGGACACAACCGGTTTATTGCGCTTAAAGCACTCCACAAAGTTATTGTAAGCGGCATCGGGCATTGTAAATTCAATGGCTACATCGGCAGCCGCAAATCCTTCTCCATTAAAAGAATCTTCGGTCTGCATATCAATTTTGGCGGTAACTGTATGGCCACGTTCTATGGAAATTTTTTCAATTTCCTTGCCCATTTTGCCATACCCTATTAAAGCTATGTTCATTGTATTAGATTAGTAGATTAGAGACTAATAGATTAGCTATTTACAATACCAAGCTACCCGCAGGCGGAATGCGATACTGTAATAATTGAATTGAATGGCAAATATAAAAAAGATAGTTCGCAATTCCGTGCAATTGGTTTTTTACTCAGTTTTTTTTATTAGAGAAGAAAAGATCATAGAAATTAGGGCAAAATAAGATAAACAACCCCTTTAATCACCTCCTTATTTCAAAAAGAGCTTCACAGGAATAAAAAAGCTGGTGTA
Above is a window of Saccharicrinis carchari DNA encoding:
- the dapB gene encoding 4-hydroxy-tetrahydrodipicolinate reductase — translated: MNIALIGYGKMGKEIEKISIERGHTVTAKIDMQTEDSFNGEGFAAADVAIEFTMPDAAYNNFVECFKRNKPVVSGTTGWLHKIDYIEDQCQNHGQTFFYASNYSVGVNILFEINKKLAQLMNGVPGYKVRMEETHHIHKLDSPSGTAITLAQGIIDNLKDKNSWTEDRNSKEDQIYIEAFREGEVPGIHSVIYESEVDELKIYHSAKSRQGFALGAVLAAEFTAKNKGMLGMGDMLKF